CGGAGGGGTTCGGTGGTGGCCAGGCGGGAGCGGATGGCTTCCAGGGTGGGTGGTGCGGCGCCGTGGGCACGGGCCTGGACCAGGACGTTGCCCAGGGCGGTCGCCTCCGCCGGGCCCGCCGTGACGCGGCGGCCGGAGAGGGCGGCGGTGAGGCGGCACAGCAGGTCGTTGCGGGAGCCGCCGCCCACGACGTGGATCACGTCGACGTCGCGGCCGGTCAGGGCGACGGCCTGGTCGACGGTGCGGGCGTAGGCGACCGCCAGGGAGTCGAGGACGCACCGGGCGGTCTCGGCGGGCGTGCGCAGGGGACCGGTGGCGGCGGCCGCGATCCGGCGGGGCATGTCACCGGGCGGGATGAAGCCCGGGTCGTCCACGTCCACGGTCGGGCCGCCCGGCGGCAGGGCCCCGGCCTCGGCCAGGAGGTCGGCCAGGTCCCGGCCGGGCCACTCGCGCAGCGACTCCTGGAGCAGCCACAGGCCGCCGACGTTGCGCAGGAACCTGGTGCGGCCGTCCACGCCGCCCTCGTTGGTGAAGTTCAGCTCCCGCGCCCGCGCGGTCAGCACCGGGTCGGGCAGCTCCACCCCGACCAGCGACCACGTCCCGCTGGACACGTAGGCGAAGCGCGAGCCGTCGGCGGGCAGGGCGACCACGGCGGACGCGGTGTCGTGCGAGCCGACCGCCGTGACCGGCGTCGTGGTCGGCAGGCCGGTCGCCGCCGCCACCTCCGGCCGCAGCGGGCCGCGCACCTCGCCCGGTTCCTGCAGCGGCGGGAACGGCACGTCGGCGGCCAGGTCCGGCGACCACGTCCGCGTCCGCACGTCCAGCAGGCCGGTGGTCGAGGCGTTCGTGACCTCGGTCCGCAGCTCGCCGGTCAGCCAGTACGCCAGCAGGTCCGGCAGCAGCACGACGTGCGCCGCCCTCTCCCACAGCGGTGACGAGCGCTCGGCCTCCAGCTGGTACAGCGTCGTGAAGGGCAGGTGCTGCAACCCGTTCACCGCGTACAGCGCCTCGGGGGAGACCCGGGAGTGCACGCGGTCGACGGCGCCCGCCGTGCGCCCGTCCCGGTAGGACACCGGCTCGGCGAGCAACCGACCGTCCTCGTCCAGCAGCCCGTAGTCCACCGCCCACGTGTCGACGCCGAGGGACGTCACGGCCCCGAAGTCGCGGGCCAGCGCCCGCAGCCCCGTCAGCACCTCGCGGTACAGGGCGGTGAAGTCCCAGCGGAGGCGCCCGTCGCGCTCGACCACGCCGTTGGGGAACCGGTGCACCACGCGCAGGGTGGTCCGCTCGCCGGTCACCACCCCGGCCACCACCCGCCCGCCCGAGGCGCCGATGTCGACGGCTCCGAAAACCCCGGTCACGGGCGACATGGGCGGCTCCACGGCTTGAATCGTTTCAAACCAGCGCAGTCAACCGCCCCGGACGCCGACCTGTCAAGGACGGGCGCCCGGTCCCCTGGAGGACCGGGCGCCCGTGCCGCACCGGCTAACCCGCCCGCCGCGCCCCGGCCCGGGCGAGCAGCACCAGCGCGGCGCAGATGAGCACCGCGTTCTTCAGCACGAACTCGCCGTTCGTGGTCAGCAGCAGGGGGTTGCCCCCGGTCATCACGAGGGCGGGCGCCTGGACGAAGACCAGGAACGTCCCCGCCAGGTGTGCCGCCACGACGGCCAACGCCAACCGCGGCAGCCGGCCGAGCAGCAGCACCACCCCGAGCACGACCTCGAACCAACCCAGCGCGGGCACCAGGAACCCCTGGTCGACCCACGGCACGGCCGCGCCGACGAGGTCCGCGACCGGCGACGAGCCGGTCACCTTCAGCAGCCCGAACCAGACGAACACGACGCCGATCGAGATCCGCAGGCCGGGGACGGCCCAGCGCTCGACCCGGCGCCACGAGCCGGTCCGCTCCTCCGAGCGGGTCGGCACGTCAGTCGCCCAGCGGGTTCAGCAGGTCCGCCTTGCCCTCGAACGCGAACAGCAGCAGGTCCGTCATCCGGAACGTCCGCTCGTCCGGTCCGAAGGCCGGTCGCCACGACGGCTCGCGCACGATCGACGTGCGGCTGCCCTCGATGGCGCGGTGGAACACCTCGGCCACGATCCGGCCGCCCACCGGACCGAGCCGGCCGCCGTTGAACTCCGCCTCCCGCAGCGCGTAGAGCCACAGCGGGGTCGCGGCGGTCACCTCGGCCCGCTGCGCCTCGGTCAGCGACTCCAGGCTCGCGCCGCCGTTGCCCAGCAGCACCTGCTCGTCGGTCAGCGGCTCCACCCCGAACACGCGCGCCATCTGCTGCCCGCTCGCCAACCGGACCATGTCGGCCCGCGCCAGGTTGCGGAACGCGAGGTTGCGCTGGATCTCCGGGAACGCGCTGCCACGCCCGCCGAACGTGCCCGCGGGCAGCTGGGTCAGCGGGTTCACCAGCAG
This genomic window from Saccharothrix sp. HUAS TT1 contains:
- a CDS encoding rhamnulokinase family protein, with the protein product MSPVTGVFGAVDIGASGGRVVAGVVTGERTTLRVVHRFPNGVVERDGRLRWDFTALYREVLTGLRALARDFGAVTSLGVDTWAVDYGLLDEDGRLLAEPVSYRDGRTAGAVDRVHSRVSPEALYAVNGLQHLPFTTLYQLEAERSSPLWERAAHVVLLPDLLAYWLTGELRTEVTNASTTGLLDVRTRTWSPDLAADVPFPPLQEPGEVRGPLRPEVAAATGLPTTTPVTAVGSHDTASAVVALPADGSRFAYVSSGTWSLVGVELPDPVLTARARELNFTNEGGVDGRTRFLRNVGGLWLLQESLREWPGRDLADLLAEAGALPPGGPTVDVDDPGFIPPGDMPRRIAAAATGPLRTPAETARCVLDSLAVAYARTVDQAVALTGRDVDVIHVVGGGSRNDLLCRLTAALSGRRVTAGPAEATALGNVLVQARAHGAAPPTLEAIRSRLATTEPLRHHLP
- a CDS encoding DoxX family membrane protein, whose protein sequence is MPTRSEERTGSWRRVERWAVPGLRISIGVVFVWFGLLKVTGSSPVADLVGAAVPWVDQGFLVPALGWFEVVLGVVLLLGRLPRLALAVVAAHLAGTFLVFVQAPALVMTGGNPLLLTTNGEFVLKNAVLICAALVLLARAGARRAG